One window of the Melanotaenia boesemani isolate fMelBoe1 chromosome 14, fMelBoe1.pri, whole genome shotgun sequence genome contains the following:
- the ndufs7 gene encoding NADH dehydrogenase [ubiquinone] iron-sulfur protein 7, mitochondrial, giving the protein MAALVAPRLALFGSFSARPISVFAVQHKGLHSSAKGDNASTSVVPVRERSTAVAAAKPASIASSKGEYVVTKLDDLVNWARRSSLWPMTFGLACCAVEMMHMAAPRYDMDRFGVVFRASPRQADVMIVAGTLTNKMAPALRKVYDQMPEPRYVISMGSCANGGGYYHYSYAVVRGCDRIVPVDIYVPGCPPTAEALLYGTLQLQRKIKREKKIRIWYRK; this is encoded by the exons ATGGCGGCGTTGGTGG ctcCTCGCCTGGCCCTGTTTGGCTCTTTTTCAGCAAG GCCCATTTCAGTATTTGCTGTACAACACAAAGGTCTGCACAGCAGTGCTAAAGGCGATAATGCCAGCACAAG TGTGGTGCCTGTCAGAGAGAGGAGcacagcagtagcagcagccAAACCAGCATCTATAGCCAGCAGCAAGGGGGAGTATGTTGTCACCAAGCTGGATGACCTGGTGAACTGGGCACGCAGG AGCTCTTTGTGGCCCATGACCTTTGGCCTGGCATGCTGTGCAGTAGAGATGATGCACATGGCAGCTCCCCGTTACGACATGGATCGCTTCGGGGTCGTGTTCAGAGCAAGTCCCAGACAGGCTGACGTCATGATTGTTGCAGGAACATTGACTAATAAAATGGCTCCAGCTCTGCGGAAG GTGTATGACCAGATGCCTGAACCCAGATACGTCATCTCCATGGGAAG CTGTGCTAATGGAGGAGGTTACTACCACTACTCCTACGCTGTGGTCAGAGGCTGCGACCGAATCGTACCAGTGGACATTTACGTTCCAG GTTGTCCTCCTACTGCAGAAGCTCTCCTCTATGGGActttacagctgcagaggaagatCAAGCGAGAGAAGAAGATAAGGATCTGGTATAGGAAGTGA